The genome window TAATAGACAACACAATATCGATTTATTAGAAAAAAATCATACGCTAGATGTCATTATTTCTGATGATGGGATGCAGCATTATAAAATGCCTCGTAGCATTGAGTGTTGTATTGTTGATAGTGAACGCCGCTTTGGTAATGGTTTTGTTATGCCCGCAGGGCCACTACGCGAAACAACTAAACGCTTACAAAGTGTTGATATAGTAATTGAAAATGGCGGTCAGGCTAATAATAGCTACGTGCTGCAAGTAAGTAACCTTCGCTTAGTTAATTCAAGTGATGATGCAAAAAGTAACGTAAGCGAGGCGCATGCAATAAGTGCAATTGGGAACCCTAAACGGTTTGAAAACTCATTAGAAGCACAAAATATTAAGCTATTGTCGACTCATCACTTTAGAGATCATTATGCTTATACAGCAGATGATTTTATTCAGTTTGGTGATGATTGCATTATAATGACCGAAAAAGACGCGGTTAAATGTAAGTCCTTTGCAAAACCTAATTGGTATTATTTACCTATAGATGCAGAGCCTTCCGATAGCGTAATAAACACATTAAATTCATTATTAAAAGAAAAAGGAATACTCAATGGCCTTTGATACAAAATTACTCGAGATAATTGCCTGCCCAGTTTGTAAGGGTAAACTACGCTTTGATAGAGAAAACAAAGAACTAATTAGTACTGCAGCTAAGCTTGCTTACCCCGTTCAAGATGATATTCCAGTATTGCTTGAAAACGAAGCACGTGAGTTATCTTTAGAAGAGGTTGAAAAGTGGAATTCGTAGTTGTAATTCCTGCACGTTTTGCATCAACCCGACTACCGGGTAAGCCGCTTGCTGATATTTGCGGTAAGCCAATGGTTCAACATGTTTACGAAAAAGCATGTTTATCAGGTGCAAGTAAAGTGGTTATAGCAACCGATCATCAAAAAGTGTTTGATGCAGTAAGTTTATTTACTAGTGATGTTGTAATGACTCGCGAAGATCACCAATCGGGTACTGAGCGTTTAGCCGAAGTAGTTGATTTACTTGATCTCGACAGCGATACAATTGTGGTTAATGTACAAGGCGATGAGCCCTTACTTGCGCCAGAAAATGTATCCCAAGTTGCTGCACTATTAAGTGATTCAACAGCACCAATGGCAACGTTAAGTGTTGCTATTGAAGAGCGTGATGAAGTATTTAATCCTAATGCCGTTAAAGTGGTTAGCGATATAAATAAAAATGCGCTGTATTTTTCTCGTGCAAGTATTCCGTTTGATAGAAGCACAATGATGAATGACAGCAGTGCTCTTAATTTAGCGCCATTTCAGCGCCACGTAGGTATTTATGCGTACAGAGCGGGTTTTATTAAACAATATATAGAATTGAGCGTATCGCCACTTGAGCTACTTGAATCACTTGAGCAGTTACGTGTGTTGTATCATGGTTATAAAATCAAAATAGAGCAAGCTCAAATAGCACCCCATGCTGGAGTTGATACGCCCGATGACTTAGCTAAAGTGATAGCGCATATTAAAAGTAAAAACGTGTGAGTGAGCAAGTAAGTAAGATATTAAAAGTTGTTTATACACATAACGATTTTTATATTTTAGAAAAGCCAGCGGGTCTTAATTTTCATTCAGAAGATGGCCCCGGCTTTGTTGTGTTAGCCGAACAACAATTATCGCAAAAGCTTTATGCCGTTCATCGTTTAGATAAAGTGACATCAGGGCTGATTATTTTAGCGCGAAACAAAGCCGCTGCGGCCAGCTTTACTGTTATGTTTACTGAGCATGCGATTGCTAAATTTTATTTAGCGGTTAGTGACGCTAAACCGAAAAAGAAGCAGGGGTGGATCAAAGGCGATATGGCTAAATCTCGCCGTGGCTCGTTTAAGTTACTAACGAGTAAGCTGAATCCTGCAATCACCCGATTTTATTCGCTAAGTTATAAGCCGGGATTTAGAGGGTATATTTTAAAGCCTTATTCAGGAAAGACGCATCAATTAAGAGTGGCACTAAAAAGTATTGGCTCTGCTATTTTAGGCGATGCAATGTATTCAGGCACGCCATCAAATCGTACCTATTTACATGCATATGCATTGAGCTTTTTATGGCAAGGTGAACAAATACAGCTAACTTTATTACCCGATAATGGTGATGAGTATTTGGCGTTAATTAAACATCAAGATTTTCAAGCATGGCAATCGCCATGGCAACTGGATTGGTAAATGAGCGAAAAAGTTACAGATATACGTTTTGGTGGTATTAAACGTTTATATGGTCATCAACAGTTTGATTGGCTTCAAGAAGCACATTTTTGTGTAGTAGGGATTGGTGGTGTAGGGAGCTGGACAGCAGAAGCACTTGCACGTACTGGTGTTGGTAAAATAACATTGATTGATTTGGATGATATTTGCGCGACTAACGTCAATAGACAAATTCATGCGTTAACGGGCACTATTGGTC of Pseudoalteromonas arctica A 37-1-2 contains these proteins:
- a CDS encoding TIGR01621 family pseudouridine synthase, with product MSEQVSKILKVVYTHNDFYILEKPAGLNFHSEDGPGFVVLAEQQLSQKLYAVHRLDKVTSGLIILARNKAAAASFTVMFTEHAIAKFYLAVSDAKPKKKQGWIKGDMAKSRRGSFKLLTSKLNPAITRFYSLSYKPGFRGYILKPYSGKTHQLRVALKSIGSAILGDAMYSGTPSNRTYLHAYALSFLWQGEQIQLTLLPDNGDEYLALIKHQDFQAWQSPWQLDW
- the kdsB gene encoding 3-deoxy-manno-octulosonate cytidylyltransferase, translating into MEFVVVIPARFASTRLPGKPLADICGKPMVQHVYEKACLSGASKVVIATDHQKVFDAVSLFTSDVVMTREDHQSGTERLAEVVDLLDLDSDTIVVNVQGDEPLLAPENVSQVAALLSDSTAPMATLSVAIEERDEVFNPNAVKVVSDINKNALYFSRASIPFDRSTMMNDSSALNLAPFQRHVGIYAYRAGFIKQYIELSVSPLELLESLEQLRVLYHGYKIKIEQAQIAPHAGVDTPDDLAKVIAHIKSKNV
- the lpxK gene encoding tetraacyldisaccharide 4'-kinase — its product is MSKIEQSWYKPFGLITLLLLPLSALFWVVSSFRKYLYSAKILKSFECKTPVIVVGNISVGGNGKTPFVLWLYSHLTQQGLSVGIISRGYGGQSDNYPLLVTSVVDAQQAGDEPVLLYHRLKCPIAVGPNRQHNIDLLEKNHTLDVIISDDGMQHYKMPRSIECCIVDSERRFGNGFVMPAGPLRETTKRLQSVDIVIENGGQANNSYVLQVSNLRLVNSSDDAKSNVSEAHAISAIGNPKRFENSLEAQNIKLLSTHHFRDHYAYTADDFIQFGDDCIIMTEKDAVKCKSFAKPNWYYLPIDAEPSDSVINTLNSLLKEKGILNGL
- a CDS encoding Trm112 family protein, with amino-acid sequence MAFDTKLLEIIACPVCKGKLRFDRENKELISTAAKLAYPVQDDIPVLLENEARELSLEEVEKWNS